The sequence below is a genomic window from Variovorax paradoxus B4.
TAGTCGCCCGGCCAGCCATAGCGCTCCCAGGTGTTCTGCGCCGTCTTGCGCGGCATGGCGCTGACCTGCTGCAGCTCGGCCTTCGGGCGCTTGAAGTCGAAGTCGCCGATCACCCAGCGGCCGCTTTGCAGCGCCTCGCAGGCGTTGAAGCGGTCGCAATGCTCCTCGCGCACGGTGGCCTCCGCCGCATGGAAGGGAATGCGCTGGTAGCCCGCATGGGCGAAGGGCTGGTGCGACGCCATGTCGTCGACGATCACCAGCTTGTGACTGCTCTCTTCGTGCTCGAAGTAGAAGTACAGGCCCCACTCGTGCAGCAGCCGTGCGACGAAGTCGTAGTCGCTTTCGCCGTACTGCACCTGGAACTCGCGCGGCGGATAGCTGCGCACGGCCCGCACGTCGAAGGGAAGCCCGTACTTGCCGAGCACCTCCCTGACGATGTCCAGCACGTTCTGGTTCTGGAAGATGCGGTAGTCGCTGGTGCGCGTGCCCAGCGTGAGCCAGGGCTCGATCACGGCTTCGTACAGCGCACGCCGGTTCTCCAGACGCAAGAAGCGCACGCGCGTCACAAGGCCCGAGAGATGGCGCCGCTGCGGGCCCGAGCCCGGGCGTCCATCGAGCACGATGTGCGCCGTGAGCGCCTCGCCCACCAGCTGCTTGATGGCCACGTTGGCGGCCTGGCGTTCGTTGTAGCCGGGCTGCTCGGGGGTGGCCAGGGTCAGGGTGTAATGGAACAGCCTGCTGAGCCCTTCGTCGCCTTCGATGGCGATGGGCTCCAGGGCCGGCTCGCCGCCCAGCATGGGCATGGCCGACGATGAAACGCTGAGAACGCGCGCAAGCTGTGCGGTGCCTGTTGGCATGGAATCCCCCTGATGTTCTGGACTGCTGGGCCAGCGAAGCAAATCGTAGCAATTCCGGCTGATAACGCCAATAACACGATAGGTTGCTATCGTGGCAATGATTTGACAGATTCGTGTGATCCTTGGCAAAGGAAAAGGCACAAATCGATCGGCAGAGGTGGCAACGAGTTCGGACTCGTCATCTTGGCGTGTGAGCGTGAACTGTCGTGCCCGAAGGGGTAGCCTCGGGAATTCGGACATCTCGACACGTGTGGAGACTGGTCCTTGATGGCGAGGATTTGGCCAGGTGATAGCCGGAGCAAGAGATGACAAAGATCTGTTTGCAATTCAGAGGTGCTCCAGCCAACGCTGGCGGCCGCGTTTAACTGAGCTTGCCCCCGAAAAACGTATCCCTTGCTGAGTGTTTCAATTCGGGCAAGGAGATCCGTATAACTGAAACGCTGATGCAGCAATAGTTCGGCGCCGTGACTGCCGCCTGGTCGGCGTCGATGTTGCGCTCACCACACAATCGCTGTTGGCATCTGCCTAGCGGCGGCCGCCACTCGAATTCACAGCCGAGTGGAAAAGTGCCGCACTGCATTGACGCAGCCACTTGAGCTGACACATTCATGCGGCCTGAACCCTGGGCAGACCTTCGAAAGGTCAAGCCCGATAGGGGACTTAAACTCTTGGCAGGACCTACTCAGGCCGACATTGCGGCCGCCCCCTCACGCAGTTGCGCTTCGCTCACTGTGGTCAGCTCGCGGGAGGACTTGCACCTCCAAGATCGCGCCCATGCTGGGCGCACCAAAGAAAAGGCCCGCGTGAAGCGGGCCTAAGGCTCGCCGATAGCGAGCAGGGAGGATGTCAGGCTGAAGACCTGACGCATCGATCATAGGTGATGTGAAGGTCGAATCAGCTTCTTGCCACGGGCTGGTTGGCCTTGGTGCTGATGCCACATCGAGTCTTGACCGCCTCCATGTTGAACCCCGCAAAGGCGTCGCACACGCGATGCACCACCCATCATTCGATGGCCGACTAGACACTGTACGTAGACGCGGCCGGATCTACTCGGGAGTTTCGATCTGGATCGAATCCTGCCGGCGCCACAGTTGTTCACCTTTGTTCGTCCCGGTCTGTGCGGAATTTCACAGGTGAACCTCGCGGTCGTCGCCGCCTAAACACGCGCTCTGCAAGATACTGTTCAAAAACACCTTCAGGGAGGTGGCCGATGAAAATCGATCTTGAAGACTGCGCGACGCTCTCGTGCGCGATGGTGATTCCAGTTCTGGATGACAGGGACGATCGAATACGCGTTCCAGTCATCGGAATTTTTCGAGCGAGTATTCCTGCTGAGAGCGTTGACGAGTGGGTGGTGCGCTCGGACGGTACCCCTCGCAGTGACCGCGAGTTGGCAACCGAGGTTCTCCTCGCGATCCGGAGACCGCTCGGGGCTGACAGGCACAGGGCCCCTTATGCACTCAGTGTCGCCACCATCCTGGCGTTGGACAGCGCTGCGGCGATCGTTGTCTCCACGTTTCTTGCCGCGATTCCTCGAAGCGCGGGAGGATCCTGAAACCACGAGATTGCCTTCTCAAAATTCAGGCCGGCTATGGCACGATCCGGCTGTCAGCAGCAGACCCTCGAAGAGTCTAGCCAGTTGATGTCAACTTCAATGCAAGGCTGCTAGTCAGGCTGATTTGGTCGATTCAAGGCGCAGTTTGCAGTTGCTCGAGTTCCAGCAGAAGATAGTTCGCAGACCGTTCTGCCTTCCGATTCCCGTCGTCGCTGACGATGATGATCTGGACCACCCCGTCGATGACAGCCGGGCTTACCCCTTCTGCGCGCTCCAGGCCCTGAAGACCTGGAACCGTCACACGGCGCGGCGCGCCACCTTGTTGCCCATTCCAGAGCCAGAGAGCGAACTGGCTCGGCTCGCGCGAAACCGGCCCACTGATGACCAGGTACTCGCCGAGGGAGGGAGCGTAAGACAAGCCACGAATTCCGTGACCGCCCAGATCCAGCGCATCGAGATCCGCTGCCACCCGAGGTGCCTCATCCGCCTCGAAGAGCTCATGCGGATTCTCTACGCTGGCGATGAGTGCGCGGCCGCCGCGCAGCGGGCTGCGAAAGCCGATCATCAGTCGTTGCTGGTCGGGGCTGATCTCCAACGCTTCGATATTGAGCCCGCCGCCAGTTTTGACATCCCGGATCTTGGCTGCCGAGGCCAGTTCGGGATGCTTCGCCGTCAGGGCACGCTTCAATCCGTCGACGACCTTGGGGCCCACAACCCGGCTCCCCTCGACCCGGAACCGAACCAGTCGTTCACGGGACTTCTTTTCGTCGCCTTCGTCGTCTCGAGAATGCGATGTGATGGCGTAGACGAAACCTGCCCGATCCAAGGCAAGTCCTTCGAGGTCATCCAGTTTCCAGAAGTCGCTGAAGATCTGAAACAGTCCGGCAGTGAGTTCGGTACTGTGGACACTTCCGTCGGCGCCGAACATGACCAAACTGAAGGGATGGCGCTTTTCGTCCTCAACCAC
It includes:
- a CDS encoding DUF3616 domain-containing protein, with amino-acid sequence MVGIYEPSAIQQLPDGRFLVVEDEKRHPFSLVMFGADGSVHSTELTAGLFQIFSDFWKLDDLEGLALDRAGFVYAITSHSRDDEGDEKKSRERLVRFRVEGSRVVGPKVVDGLKRALTAKHPELASAAKIRDVKTGGGLNIEALEISPDQQRLMIGFRSPLRGGRALIASVENPHELFEADEAPRVAADLDALDLGGHGIRGLSYAPSLGEYLVISGPVSREPSQFALWLWNGQQGGAPRRVTVPGLQGLERAEGVSPAVIDGVVQIIIVSDDGNRKAERSANYLLLELEQLQTAP